The Micromonospora sp. Llam0 genome includes a window with the following:
- a CDS encoding SWIM zinc finger family protein — MRAGDEVYRVRQLTDGTRTCTCAWWARHRGGRGPCRHAIAAAMVTAPVGVTA; from the coding sequence GTGCGCGCCGGTGACGAGGTCTACCGGGTGCGGCAGTTGACCGACGGCACCCGCACCTGCACCTGCGCCTGGTGGGCGCGGCACCGGGGCGGGCGGGGGCCGTGCCGGCACGCCATCGCGGCCGCGATGGTCACCGCCCCGGTGGGAGTGACGGCGTGA
- a CDS encoding cellulose binding domain-containing protein: MRLTPRGKIPPSQLRRGAGATAVLAAATAAVTAAGVLTAPPSIAATPDITVNTGSTYQTIDGFGAATPIFSSGGDQWTTSETQTLVGMGQGQLGLSIVRTVVSPTSSEWSWPVSSLQTAKSYGSDVKILTSPWTAPAHFKTNNSRVNGGKLRTDYYDDYAAHLNDYVQYMKSQGVTIDVTSIQNEPDWHPDYDSMDWTGAEMRNFVRDHGAAIRDTELMVGESLRFARSYSDPTLYDAAARNNIGYVGGHLYDTENSGNLSPYPLANQYGKPQWMTEWNLHAADGNGSNIWGDPSNTAVWNETLDDIMRTVHRSMEVGWSAYIWWYGRRFYSFIGDGESQYGTTKGAPLRRGYAFSQYAKYVRPGDQRVALSKSSRVSGLEVTAYQGRGKVTLVVLNRSNSAVNDAVVQVPQNISAAEYTVTSRTQSAQSQPVNVSGGQVTVDVPARSISTITITEGTTTAPPTTAPPTTAPPTTAPPTTAPPTTNPPAGACRVTNAVDAWNSGLVDNITITNTGTATVNGWSLRFTLAPGQTITAGWNATYSPTSGQVTATNVSYNPTIPPGGSVSIGFQATHTGNSSSPSGFTLNGAACG, from the coding sequence ATGAGGCTCACCCCCCGTGGCAAGATCCCACCGTCCCAGCTGCGTCGCGGAGCCGGCGCGACGGCAGTGCTCGCGGCGGCGACCGCCGCGGTCACCGCAGCGGGCGTCCTGACCGCCCCACCGTCGATCGCCGCCACCCCCGACATCACCGTCAACACCGGCTCGACGTACCAGACGATCGACGGCTTCGGCGCCGCCACCCCGATCTTCAGCAGTGGTGGCGACCAATGGACGACCAGCGAGACCCAGACACTCGTCGGCATGGGCCAGGGGCAGCTCGGCCTGTCGATCGTGCGGACCGTCGTGTCACCGACGTCGAGCGAGTGGAGCTGGCCGGTGAGCAGCCTCCAGACCGCCAAGTCCTACGGTTCCGACGTCAAGATCCTCACTTCGCCGTGGACGGCTCCGGCGCACTTCAAGACCAACAACAGCCGGGTCAACGGCGGCAAGCTCAGGACCGACTACTACGACGACTACGCCGCACACCTCAACGACTACGTGCAGTACATGAAGAGTCAGGGCGTCACGATCGACGTGACCTCGATCCAGAACGAGCCGGACTGGCACCCCGACTACGACTCGATGGACTGGACCGGCGCCGAGATGCGCAACTTCGTCCGCGACCACGGCGCCGCGATCCGGGACACCGAACTCATGGTCGGTGAGTCGCTGAGGTTCGCCCGCTCGTACAGCGACCCCACGCTGTACGACGCCGCCGCGCGCAACAACATCGGGTACGTCGGCGGCCACCTGTACGACACGGAGAACAGCGGGAACCTGTCCCCCTACCCGCTCGCCAACCAGTACGGCAAGCCCCAGTGGATGACCGAGTGGAACCTGCACGCCGCCGACGGAAACGGCTCGAACATCTGGGGAGACCCCAGCAACACGGCCGTCTGGAACGAAACCCTGGACGACATCATGCGGACCGTACACCGGTCGATGGAGGTCGGCTGGAGTGCGTACATCTGGTGGTACGGCCGGCGATTCTATTCCTTCATCGGTGACGGCGAGTCGCAGTACGGGACCACGAAAGGCGCGCCGCTGCGGCGCGGCTACGCCTTCTCCCAGTACGCCAAGTACGTCCGGCCGGGTGACCAGCGGGTCGCCCTGTCGAAGAGTTCCCGGGTCTCCGGCCTGGAGGTCACCGCCTACCAGGGCCGGGGCAAGGTCACGCTGGTGGTGCTCAACAGGTCCAACAGCGCCGTCAACGACGCCGTCGTGCAGGTCCCGCAGAACATCTCGGCGGCCGAGTACACCGTCACCTCCCGCACCCAGAGTGCCCAGTCGCAGCCGGTGAACGTCAGCGGCGGGCAGGTCACCGTCGACGTCCCCGCACGCAGTATCTCCACCATCACCATCACCGAAGGAACCACGACGGCGCCACCCACCACCGCACCACCCACCACCGCACCACCGACCACCGCACCGCCCACGACCGCGCCGCCGACCACGAACCCGCCGGCCGGTGCCTGCCGGGTGACCAACGCGGTCGACGCGTGGAACTCCGGCCTGGTCGACAACATCACCATCACCAACACCGGCACGGCCACGGTCAACGGCTGGTCGCTGAGGTTCACCCTCGCGCCCGGACAGACCATCACGGCCGGCTGGAACGCCACGTACTCACCGACCAGCGGACAGGTGACCGCGACCAACGTCAGCTACAACCCCACCATCCCACCGGGAGGCTCGGTCAGCATCGGCTTCCAGGCCACCCACACCGGCAACAGCTCCTCGCCCAGCGGGTTCACCCTCAACGGCGCGGCCTGCGGCTGA
- a CDS encoding S8 family peptidase, whose protein sequence is MTLSRPSRRRWRLGLTTIAVATATLAFAAPANAEPAEGQILYAGSDNTVAGSYIVVFDEEKVDHGAVVRTARTLAAKHDGAVARTYSTALRGFEVRLTEKAAKRLAAHPAVDYVQQNRTVTLAATQTPTPSWGLDRIDQTALPLDDSYTYPNSGSGVTAYIIDTGIRFSHNDFGGRAVTGFDAVDGGSADDGNGHGTHVAGTVGGTAYGVAKDVTLVGVRVLNNSGSGTYAGVIAGIDWVTADHAAGEPAVANMSLGGGFDQGVNDAVTRSIADGVVYSLAAGNSNANACNYSPAATPDAITVGATTSTDARASYSNWGTCLDIFAPGSSITSAWHTSNTATNTISGTSMAAPHVAGAAALALAANPGYTPQQIGDLLVDDATSNAVSNPGSGSPNKLLYIGDFEPPTQDFTLAVTPTSGAVDPGDSVTATVSTTTAIGDPHTVALGVTGLPSGATATFSPSSVTSGGSSTLTIATTTTGVATGVFPLTVVGTGPETAQSAPFTLTVNGPPGCSQTNSTDVSINDNSTVESSITITGCPGNASSTSTVEVNIYHTWIGDLTVSLIAPDGSINVLHSRSGGSTDNIFQTYTRDLSGEVANGTWKLRVQDSASLDTGYLDSWTLNL, encoded by the coding sequence ATGACGCTCTCCCGGCCATCCCGGCGCCGTTGGCGCCTCGGGCTCACCACCATCGCAGTAGCGACCGCCACGCTGGCGTTCGCCGCGCCGGCCAACGCCGAACCAGCGGAAGGCCAGATTCTCTACGCGGGCAGTGACAACACCGTCGCCGGCTCGTACATCGTGGTCTTCGACGAAGAGAAGGTGGACCACGGCGCGGTCGTGCGCACCGCCCGTACTCTCGCCGCGAAGCACGACGGCGCGGTGGCCCGCACCTACTCGACCGCGCTGCGCGGCTTCGAGGTCCGGCTGACCGAGAAGGCAGCCAAGCGCCTCGCCGCCCACCCCGCGGTCGACTACGTCCAGCAGAACCGCACCGTCACCCTCGCCGCGACCCAGACCCCCACCCCGTCCTGGGGCCTGGACCGCATCGACCAGACCGCGCTGCCGCTCGACGACAGCTACACCTACCCGAACTCCGGATCCGGCGTCACCGCGTACATCATCGACACCGGCATCCGGTTCTCCCACAACGACTTCGGCGGGCGGGCCGTCACCGGCTTCGACGCGGTCGACGGCGGCAGCGCCGACGACGGCAACGGGCACGGCACCCACGTCGCCGGCACCGTCGGCGGTACCGCGTACGGCGTGGCCAAGGACGTCACCCTGGTCGGTGTCCGGGTGCTGAACAACAGCGGCAGCGGCACCTACGCCGGGGTCATCGCCGGCATCGACTGGGTCACCGCCGACCACGCCGCAGGCGAACCGGCGGTGGCCAACATGAGCCTCGGCGGCGGCTTCGACCAAGGGGTCAACGACGCGGTGACCCGGTCGATCGCCGACGGAGTGGTCTACTCGCTCGCCGCCGGCAACAGCAACGCCAACGCTTGCAACTACTCGCCGGCCGCCACCCCCGACGCCATCACTGTCGGTGCCACCACCAGCACCGACGCCCGGGCCAGCTACTCCAACTGGGGTACCTGCCTGGACATCTTCGCCCCGGGCAGCAGCATCACCTCGGCCTGGCACACCAGCAACACGGCCACCAACACGATCAGCGGCACCTCGATGGCCGCCCCGCACGTCGCCGGGGCGGCAGCGCTGGCGTTGGCGGCCAACCCCGGCTACACCCCGCAGCAGATCGGTGACCTGCTGGTCGACGACGCCACCAGCAACGCGGTCAGCAACCCGGGCAGCGGGTCCCCGAACAAGCTGCTGTACATCGGCGACTTCGAGCCGCCCACCCAGGACTTCACCCTCGCGGTCACTCCGACCAGCGGCGCGGTCGACCCGGGCGACTCGGTGACCGCGACGGTCAGCACCACCACCGCGATCGGTGACCCGCACACCGTCGCCCTCGGCGTCACTGGGCTGCCGAGTGGTGCGACCGCGACATTCAGCCCGTCGTCGGTCACCTCCGGCGGCTCGTCGACGCTGACCATCGCCACCACCACCACCGGGGTCGCCACCGGCGTCTTCCCGCTGACCGTGGTGGGCACCGGACCGGAGACGGCCCAGTCGGCACCGTTCACCCTCACCGTCAACGGCCCGCCCGGCTGCTCGCAGACCAACTCGACCGACGTATCGATCAACGACAACAGTACGGTGGAGAGCTCGATCACCATCACCGGCTGCCCCGGAAACGCCAGCTCGACCAGCACCGTCGAGGTGAACATCTACCACACCTGGATCGGTGACCTGACCGTGTCGCTGATCGCCCCGGACGGCAGCATCAACGTGCTGCACAGCCGGTCTGGCGGCAGCACCGACAACATCTTCCAGACCTACACCCGGGACCTGTCCGGTGAGGTGGCCAACGGCACCTGGAAGCTGCGGGTGCAGGACTCGGCCAGCCTGGACACCGGCTACCTGGACAGCTGGACGCTGAACCTCTAG
- a CDS encoding DUF6493 family protein, producing the protein MTEASDPVHRLVNGDITTAVDTISGLDEEQRRQLGTELTAYVRRHRDEWWFRWQATALAVAAVGCLPTAAQAAEVLGRRSISLLSTPAAPVIEVARRRGVTWLTDLAYRLAGRIDRESPGDNWWFIADLLTAEQAAPPTDDLFVLGWAVTASRPRDHEWSVALVDRMRRHPFLDALAPRMFDVDGVGGQWAWTDQQSDGRSGMPLALAQLAAEGRLDRTMLLDGALSRMLRGERPAALRVFIGLHDALVPTGDEVRDRLPTYLRLLADGPSTAAALAQRTLRKLPDIDLDALLDTAPAVLGRPEKTLVRAQLSWLDQLARQNRAQAARIAAVLAVAADHPAVDVADRAAALAAKHGHRVAAPAEVRHVGDALPPVPPPAPAPPPITHPDELAEEIAALFGGSSTDALGLDRILDGLIRSTATDRAATVAALTPVLDRAGVLAWSSRPEERFGGLGGALRILAGSEDPAPPRSWQVLLSTWGQQQASGQRPADPQQAVLRRLRRTRVAEIGRAVAGAGAAEFTGPGTTGLAGLGGAGLVAAPSLATGAVAADELFDRLARLGERQPWPADLTQALLRLPAVVDEPLAAKAAALRTPAGQALAGAAARLSRAGRRVPPAVGRRQRGPRRAGRRHAAADARRVHRRDHAGARPGGGVRAGRPARGRPGGGRRRAADAGRRR; encoded by the coding sequence GTGACCGAGGCGAGCGACCCGGTCCACCGTCTCGTCAACGGCGACATCACCACCGCCGTGGACACCATCTCCGGGCTCGACGAGGAGCAACGCCGTCAGCTCGGCACCGAGCTGACGGCGTACGTGCGCCGGCACCGCGACGAGTGGTGGTTCCGCTGGCAGGCCACCGCGTTGGCCGTCGCGGCGGTCGGCTGCCTGCCGACCGCCGCCCAGGCCGCCGAGGTGCTGGGGCGCCGCAGCATCTCGCTGCTGTCGACGCCCGCGGCACCGGTCATCGAGGTGGCCCGACGCCGGGGTGTCACCTGGCTGACCGACCTGGCGTACCGGCTCGCCGGGCGGATCGACCGCGAGTCGCCCGGCGACAACTGGTGGTTCATCGCCGACCTGCTGACCGCCGAGCAGGCCGCGCCGCCGACCGACGACCTGTTCGTCCTCGGCTGGGCGGTGACGGCCAGCCGACCCCGCGACCACGAGTGGAGCGTCGCGCTGGTCGACCGGATGCGCCGGCACCCGTTCCTGGACGCGCTGGCCCCCCGGATGTTCGACGTCGACGGGGTCGGCGGTCAGTGGGCGTGGACCGACCAGCAGTCGGACGGTCGGTCGGGAATGCCGCTGGCGTTGGCGCAGCTGGCCGCCGAGGGGCGGCTGGACCGCACGATGCTGCTGGACGGCGCGCTCAGCCGGATGCTGCGCGGTGAGCGTCCGGCCGCGCTGCGGGTCTTCATCGGCCTGCACGACGCACTGGTGCCGACCGGCGACGAGGTGCGCGACCGGCTCCCCACCTACCTGCGGCTGCTCGCCGACGGCCCGTCGACGGCGGCCGCGCTGGCCCAACGGACGCTGCGCAAGCTGCCGGACATCGACCTCGACGCGCTGCTCGACACGGCGCCGGCCGTCCTGGGCCGGCCGGAGAAGACCCTGGTACGGGCCCAGCTGAGCTGGCTCGATCAGCTGGCCCGCCAGAATCGCGCCCAGGCGGCGCGGATCGCCGCTGTGCTGGCCGTCGCCGCCGATCATCCGGCGGTCGACGTCGCCGACCGGGCGGCCGCGCTGGCCGCGAAACACGGCCACCGGGTGGCGGCGCCCGCCGAGGTCCGCCACGTCGGCGACGCCCTGCCCCCGGTGCCACCGCCGGCTCCGGCGCCACCGCCGATCACCCATCCGGACGAGCTGGCCGAGGAGATCGCCGCGCTGTTCGGCGGGTCGTCGACCGACGCGCTGGGCCTGGACCGGATCCTCGACGGCCTGATCCGGTCGACCGCCACCGACCGGGCCGCCACGGTGGCGGCGCTGACCCCGGTGCTCGACCGGGCCGGTGTGCTGGCCTGGTCCTCGCGGCCCGAGGAGAGGTTCGGCGGCCTCGGCGGCGCGCTGCGGATCCTCGCCGGCAGCGAAGATCCGGCGCCGCCACGGAGCTGGCAGGTGCTGCTGTCCACCTGGGGCCAGCAGCAGGCCTCTGGGCAGCGGCCCGCCGACCCGCAGCAGGCGGTGCTGCGCCGGCTGCGGCGGACCCGGGTCGCGGAGATCGGCCGGGCCGTCGCCGGGGCCGGGGCGGCTGAGTTCACCGGTCCCGGGACGACCGGGCTCGCCGGTCTCGGGGGCGCGGGCCTCGTCGCCGCACCGTCGCTGGCCACCGGGGCGGTGGCAGCGGACGAGCTGTTCGACCGGCTGGCCCGCCTCGGTGAGCGCCAGCCGTGGCCGGCGGACCTCACCCAGGCGCTGCTGCGGTTGCCGGCCGTCGTCGACGAGCCGCTGGCGGCGAAGGCGGCGGCGTTGCGCACCCCGGCCGGGCAGGCCCTGGCCGGCGCAGCTGCCCGGCTATCGAGGGCTGGTCGCCGCGTACCTCCTGCCGTTGGTCGCCGGCAGCGCGGACCTCGACGAGCCGGGCGGCGCCACGCTGCTGCCGATGCTCGCCGAGTGCACCGGCGAGACCACGCCGGCGCTCGACCTGGCGGTGGCGTACGGGCTGGCCGCCCGGCACGAGGCCGACCGGGTGGCGGCCGTCGACGCGCTGCTGATGCTGGCCGCCGCCGGTGA
- the dapF gene encoding diaminopimelate epimerase — translation MRSGLPILKAHGSQNDILVVEGRPGDYAAEADVPHLVRQLCDRSGPLGGGDGVYFVDLGPAVPQAAFFNPDGSFAKLCGNGMRCVGRLVLDTRDAERAVVRAGSSDFVVLRAESTPEGVRQTAVEMPKVDFDPAEPVVAVAQPHVDTPLPALHPTYGLTALAVPNDHLVAVVEKFDEAELVATGERITAATDVVPRGANLSFVFPLDSGEIYVQTYERGAGLTPSCGSGVVASRAVWSRLGMAGAGERITVRNPGGVATAWLTGDPAAWQATLQGNASYVYRADVDLAAVVAGTLASVRRDTFVDEVEAFAQSRENNHAVLHAAGVHPSVG, via the coding sequence ATGAGGTCAGGCCTGCCGATCCTGAAGGCGCACGGCTCGCAGAACGACATCCTGGTCGTCGAGGGCCGGCCGGGCGACTACGCCGCCGAGGCGGACGTGCCGCACCTGGTCCGCCAGCTCTGCGACCGGTCCGGGCCGCTCGGCGGCGGTGACGGCGTCTACTTCGTCGATCTCGGCCCGGCGGTGCCGCAGGCGGCGTTCTTCAACCCGGACGGCTCGTTCGCGAAGCTGTGCGGCAACGGGATGCGTTGCGTCGGGCGGCTGGTGCTGGACACCCGCGACGCCGAGCGGGCGGTGGTCCGGGCCGGGAGCAGCGACTTCGTGGTGCTGCGGGCCGAGTCGACGCCGGAAGGGGTCCGGCAGACCGCGGTCGAGATGCCGAAGGTGGACTTCGATCCCGCCGAGCCGGTGGTCGCCGTGGCGCAACCGCACGTCGACACCCCGCTGCCGGCGCTGCACCCGACCTACGGGCTGACCGCGCTCGCCGTACCGAACGATCACCTGGTCGCGGTGGTGGAGAAGTTCGACGAGGCCGAGCTGGTCGCCACCGGGGAGCGGATCACCGCCGCCACCGACGTGGTGCCACGCGGGGCGAACCTGTCGTTCGTGTTCCCGCTCGACAGCGGTGAGATCTACGTGCAGACGTACGAGCGGGGCGCCGGGTTGACCCCGTCGTGTGGTTCGGGCGTCGTCGCCTCCCGGGCGGTCTGGTCGCGGCTCGGCATGGCCGGGGCCGGCGAGCGGATCACCGTCCGAAACCCGGGTGGGGTGGCGACGGCCTGGTTGACCGGTGACCCGGCGGCCTGGCAGGCCACCCTGCAGGGCAACGCGTCGTACGTCTACCGGGCCGACGTCGACCTGGCGGCGGTCGTCGCCGGCACCTTGGCGTCGGTACGGCGGGACACGTTCGTCGACGAAGTCGAGGCGTTCGCCCAGTCGCGGGAGAACAACCACGCCGTGCTGCATGCCGCCGGCGTACACCCCTCGGTCGGCTGA
- a CDS encoding cellulose binding domain-containing protein has translation MRKLLGFVVALVIGVAATLFFAPSAQATTATFTQTSSWSTGYVAEVVVTNDFTVPITGWELAFTLPAGSTVSNVWNAQIATSTPHYTLINTSWNGSLAPGQSVAVGFVVTGTGLPTILWPL, from the coding sequence ATGCGGAAGCTGCTCGGCTTCGTTGTGGCGCTGGTAATCGGCGTGGCCGCGACATTGTTCTTCGCCCCGTCGGCACAGGCGACGACGGCGACATTCACCCAGACAAGCTCCTGGTCGACCGGTTATGTCGCCGAGGTCGTCGTCACGAACGACTTCACCGTGCCGATCACCGGCTGGGAGTTGGCGTTCACGCTGCCGGCGGGGTCGACCGTCTCCAACGTATGGAATGCACAGATCGCGACCAGTACGCCGCACTACACCCTGATCAACACAAGCTGGAACGGATCGCTCGCGCCGGGTCAGTCCGTCGCCGTCGGGTTCGTGGTGACCGGCACCGGCCTGCCGACGATCCTCTGGCCGCTGTAG